Below is a genomic region from Ferrovum sp. PN-J185.
CACGATCGCGTCAGGGGTATATTTACTCTTGGGGAAACGGGTAACTAATTCTTTGAAAGTTTCAAACGCATCGCGGTAAGGCTTGCTGTCGCGTTGTGCCAGATCTTCTGGGGAATATACCCCAAAAAGACCTAAATCATCATCAAAATTTGCTAACCCTTTCATGTAGTATGCATAATCTACCCCGGGATGATTAGGGTGTGCTTTAATAAAACGATCAGCTTCACTGATTGCTGATGCTTTTTCTCCTTGCTTATAGTAGGAGTAGATTTGTTCTAGCTCAGCTTGTTGGGAGTAAACCCCATACGGATAACGTGTCTGCAATGATTCATAAAGCTTTGCAGCTTGTTCATAATTGCCATCTAACATTTGTGATTTGGCTTCATTATATATTTTTGAAGCTGACCAACCCTTAGTGGGATCTAAGTCATCATTCATACCGCTACACCCTACTACTAGTAAAGATAGAGAGAGTAATAAGAATCGAGTTATACTAGTGTTCATAATGTCCGAAGCAAATAGTGAATTTTTAGATTATACCAGTCTTGATGAATCAGACCCAGTTGATATCATGATACCTCATGATTTAGCAGGAAGTCGTATTGATCACGCTTTGGTGATGCTCTTTCCAGGTTACTCAAGGAGTAGACTGCAACAATGGATTAAAGATGGGGCAGTCAAACTTAATGGTCAGCTTACAGTCCCTAAAGAAAAAGTATGGACTGGAGACCAGGTTAGTCTTGTGGTGCCAGAGGAAATTGACCTTGAAGCTATTATTGCCCAGCCTATTGACCTTAATATAGTTCATGAAGATGATGATATTATTGTCTTAAATAAACCAGCAGGTTTAGTTGTTCATCCGGGGAATGGCAATTGGAGTAATACACTACAAAACGGACTACTTTATTACGATGAGCAGTTAAAGATGGTTCCTCGTTGCGGTATTGTTCATCGTCTTGATAAAGAAACCAATGGCTTAATGGTAGTTGCAAAAAACCTTCCTACCCACCAAGATTTAGTGCAACAACTACAAGCGAGAACGGTAAAAAGACATTATTGGGCATGTGTTCAGGGTATGTTGACTATGCCCGGACAAGTTGAAGCGCCGATTAGTCGACATCCAACCCAGCGTACTAAAATGGCCGTTGTGGCAACGGGTAAAGAAGCCTTAACTTACTACGATATTCTCGAGCGCCTACCTTGTCATACTTTGGTTGAATGTCATTTGGCAACAGGTAGAACACATCAAATTCGAGTACATATGCAATTTATTGGCCATCCTTTAGCAGGTGACCCTGTTTATGGCGGTAAATTGCCACGTTATGACGAGCATACTATTGCTGCGTTAAAACAATTAAATAGACAAGCTTTACAAGCTTTTCGGTTAGGTCTCATTCATCCACGTACAAAGGAATATTGTGAGTGGAGTATTCCTTTAGCAGAGGATCTGCTGGGATTAGTAGAAGTATTAAGGCACAGTCACTATGAATGAGTGGAATGTAAATTGGCCAGCGCCACGATGGGTAAAAACATTTGCCACCACTCGTCAGGGTGGAGTAAGTGTGGGAGAGTTTGGTAGCTTAAATTTAGGTGATCATGTTCATGATAATCTACAGCATGTTGCACTAAATCGTCAGCGTGTTGAGCAATATATACAAGTCACACCCTATTACCTAAGGCAAGTTCATGGTACTCAAGTGGTTAATCTTGATCTACTCAATACGACTTCTGTCCCCGAGGCAGATGCTGCGTTTTTAACTCAACAGGGTAGAGCTGCTGTGGTATTGACTGCAGATTGTATGCCAATATTATTCTGTCATAAAAAAGAGAAAATTGTAGCAGTGGCTCATGCAGGTTGGCGTGGCTTAGCTAAGGGAGTGATCGGTAATACAATTAAGGCGATGGGTGTTTCCGCTAATGATTTAATGGTGTGGATTGGCCCTACAATTGGGCAACAGTACTTCGAGGTTGGGGAAGAAGTGAGAGATGCGTTTGTTATGCATCGACAAGAGGCACACAAGGCTTTTATTTCATCCCATGCCCCACATAAATGGTTTGCTGATTTAGTGTTGCTTGCAAAACAACAGTTAAGTGAGCTGGGGGTTAACCATATTTATGGCGGAGAGATATGTAATTACACCTATGCCGATCTTTTTTATTCTCATCGACGTGACCAGGGTAAAACGGGGCGAATGGGGTTTTATATTTGGCTCGATGCAGAGTCAGAAAGCGTCGTATAATATTTAGTTAATATTTCCAATTAAGAGTGTAGCCAGTGATCATGACCCCATTAATGAATACCGTCATCGCAAGCCTTGCTGCTGGGCTGTTATCGGTTGTGTGCGCTGTCATCGTGGTACTTACTGCACGTCCAACATGGGTTCCTTTGCTCGTCAGCTATGCTATTGGCGCATTATTAGGAGCGGTATTTTTAGAAATACTGCCTCATGCCTTTACCTTGTCTCATAATGCTGATTTAGTATCAATGACAGTGTTAGCGGGTATATTGTTATTTTTTCTTTTGGAGAAACTGGTTTTATGGCGTCATGTTCATGCTCATGACATGGAAGATCACGGCCATTCCCTCCATGAGGGACATCAACGCACTGGCGCAATGGTGGTTGTAGGTGATTCAGTTCACAATTTTGTTGACGGGATTATAATTGCTGCAGCATTTGTGGCCAATACCCAACTTGGCATTGTCACTGCACTAGCAATTATTGCTCACGAAATACCACAAGAAGCAGGTGATGTATTGGTGTTGCTTCATTCAGGGTTATCTCGTAGTAAAGCGCTAATGTTTAATTTGTTGACCAGTGTGGCTACCCTTGTTGGTGGGGTGTTTGCTTGTCTTGCGCTGCAATCGTTACAACATGCAGTTCCTTATCTATTAGCTTTAGCTGCATCAAGTATGATTTATGTGGCTGTAGCTGACTTGATTCCAGGTTTACATCGTCGTGTTGACTTTAAAGAGTCGGTTTGGCAGATCGTTTTAATTTCATTAGGAGTGGCATCAATTCATTGG
It encodes:
- a CDS encoding ZIP family metal transporter — encoded protein: MTPLMNTVIASLAAGLLSVVCAVIVVLTARPTWVPLLVSYAIGALLGAVFLEILPHAFTLSHNADLVSMTVLAGILLFFLLEKLVLWRHVHAHDMEDHGHSLHEGHQRTGAMVVVGDSVHNFVDGIIIAAAFVANTQLGIVTALAIIAHEIPQEAGDVLVLLHSGLSRSKALMFNLLTSVATLVGGVFACLALQSLQHAVPYLLALAASSMIYVAVADLIPGLHRRVDFKESVWQIVLISLGVASIHWMHLIVQE
- the pgeF gene encoding peptidoglycan editing factor PgeF; translated protein: MNEWNVNWPAPRWVKTFATTRQGGVSVGEFGSLNLGDHVHDNLQHVALNRQRVEQYIQVTPYYLRQVHGTQVVNLDLLNTTSVPEADAAFLTQQGRAAVVLTADCMPILFCHKKEKIVAVAHAGWRGLAKGVIGNTIKAMGVSANDLMVWIGPTIGQQYFEVGEEVRDAFVMHRQEAHKAFISSHAPHKWFADLVLLAKQQLSELGVNHIYGGEICNYTYADLFYSHRRDQGKTGRMGFYIWLDAESESVV
- a CDS encoding outer membrane protein assembly factor BamD, which codes for MNTSITRFLLLSLSLLVVGCSGMNDDLDPTKGWSASKIYNEAKSQMLDGNYEQAAKLYESLQTRYPYGVYSQQAELEQIYSYYKQGEKASAISEADRFIKAHPNHPGVDYAYYMKGLANFDDDLGLFGVYSPEDLAQRDSKPYRDAFETFKELVTRFPKSKYTPDAIVRMRYIVNALAKGDIVMARYYYKRQAYLAAADRAKEVLIDYSKSPQTEEALYILAKSYQAMNLTQLSNDALRVLKRDFPESKFLQNKPSINRPWWKKII
- the rluD gene encoding 23S rRNA pseudouridine(1911/1915/1917) synthase RluD is translated as MSEANSEFLDYTSLDESDPVDIMIPHDLAGSRIDHALVMLFPGYSRSRLQQWIKDGAVKLNGQLTVPKEKVWTGDQVSLVVPEEIDLEAIIAQPIDLNIVHEDDDIIVLNKPAGLVVHPGNGNWSNTLQNGLLYYDEQLKMVPRCGIVHRLDKETNGLMVVAKNLPTHQDLVQQLQARTVKRHYWACVQGMLTMPGQVEAPISRHPTQRTKMAVVATGKEALTYYDILERLPCHTLVECHLATGRTHQIRVHMQFIGHPLAGDPVYGGKLPRYDEHTIAALKQLNRQALQAFRLGLIHPRTKEYCEWSIPLAEDLLGLVEVLRHSHYE